A section of the Nitrospirota bacterium genome encodes:
- the thiE gene encoding thiamine phosphate synthase translates to MKPSPPTRNSSPIKGLYIITDARFGLGHIEMAERVLRAGVRIIQFREKDLCRKEMFETVLMLRNVSRIYKAILIINDHVDIAAAVDADGVHLGQDDLSIDVSRRILGSDKIIGISTHNLAEALEAQRAGADYIGLGAMFPSDTKKEAKVCGIEMLRTIRPHITIPIVAIGGITPENVTEIVKAGADAVAVASAVSLPKNSLENTIHIFMEAFSTPR, encoded by the coding sequence ATGAAACCGTCACCCCCTACCCGCAATTCATCACCCATAAAAGGTCTATATATTATAACTGATGCCAGATTCGGGCTCGGTCACATAGAGATGGCAGAAAGGGTGTTGAGGGCAGGAGTCAGGATTATTCAGTTTAGGGAAAAGGATCTGTGCAGGAAGGAGATGTTTGAGACTGTCCTGATGCTGAGGAATGTTTCACGCATTTATAAAGCCATCCTTATAATCAATGACCATGTTGATATAGCGGCTGCTGTGGATGCAGATGGTGTGCATCTCGGACAGGATGACCTTTCAATAGATGTATCACGGAGAATACTCGGTTCAGATAAAATTATAGGTATATCTACACATAACCTCGCTGAGGCATTAGAGGCTCAAAGGGCAGGAGCGGATTATATTGGGCTTGGAGCAATGTTTCCGAGTGATACAAAGAAAGAGGCGAAGGTCTGTGGGATAGAGATGCTGAGGACAATTAGACCACATATTACTATTCCAATCGTTGCCATTGGTGGTATAACCCCTGAGAATGTTACAGAAATAGTTAAGGCAGGTGCAGATGCGGTTGCAGTCGCATCTGCAGTGAGCCTGCCAAAAAACTCTCTGGAAAATACCATCCATATTTTTATGGAAGCCTTTTCTACTCCTCGATAA
- a CDS encoding metalloregulator ArsR/SmtB family transcription factor has product MEREKKEMDKKLYELHAEICKIFANPKRLEILNALREGELTVSDLVEILGTSKANVSQHLALLRGKGILRTRREGLNIYYSVANPKVIQACILMREVLIEQLNEGHRLAKHLAANVSD; this is encoded by the coding sequence ATGGAAAGAGAAAAGAAAGAGATGGATAAAAAATTATATGAGCTCCATGCAGAGATATGCAAGATATTCGCAAACCCTAAAAGACTTGAGATACTTAATGCACTTAGAGAAGGAGAGCTTACAGTAAGTGATCTTGTTGAGATACTCGGCACATCGAAGGCAAATGTATCCCAGCATCTTGCTTTACTCAGAGGGAAAGGGATTCTCAGGACAAGGCGTGAAGGTCTCAACATCTACTATAGCGTCGCAAATCCGAAGGTTATCCAGGCATGTATCCTTATGCGTGAGGTTCTGATTGAGCAACTTAATGAAGGTCACAGGCTTGCTAAACATCTTGCAGCGAATGTCAGTGATTAG